In Pseudophryne corroboree isolate aPseCor3 chromosome 3, aPseCor3.hap2, whole genome shotgun sequence, a genomic segment contains:
- the LOC135057373 gene encoding olfactory receptor 5AR1-like translates to MIVILFISYLVVICGNVSIIAVICVAPNMHTPMYIFLMNLSVIDIASTSNILPKLLYMLITKYNIISFWECIAQLYVFLLLGSTEVVLLTAMAYDRYVAICHPLNYITKMSIIHCAGLLVTAWTFGFLNPIGHAVLISKMSFCASHGISHIFCDIAPLLKISCSDVSAVEMLNYTEGTILGFITFLFTLVSYIFIISAILNIKSAKGQSKAFSTCSSHLTCIILLYGTIISLHIQPTSNYSSKQDKWFSLVYAVLVPMLNPFIYSLKNKDVKEVLLKFKKKCVWENI, encoded by the coding sequence ATGATAGTAATATTATTCATTTCCTACCTTGTTGTTATTTGTGGAAATGTCTCCATTATTGCTGTGATTTGTGTGGCTCCCAACATGCACACTCCTATGTACATCTTCTTAATGAATCTCTCCGTCATTGACATTGCTTCCACCTCAAATATTTTACCTAAATTATTATATATGCTCATCACCAAGTATAACATAATCTCATTCTGGGAATGTATAGCTCAGCTGTATGTATTTTTGCTATTAGGTAGCACTGAAGTTGTCCTGCTTACAGCCATGGCATATGACCGCTATGTTGCCATCTGTCACCCACTTAATTATATCACTAAAATGAGTATAATACACTGTGCCGGCCTTTTAGTTACAGCCTGGACATTTGGGTTTTTAAACCCTATTGGACATGCTGTCCTTATATCTAAGATGTCCTTTTGTGCTTCTCATGGAATCAGCCACATCTTCTGTGACATTGCACCTTTGTTAAAGATCTCTTGCAGTGATGTATCTGCAGTAGAAAtgctaaactacactgaaggaacaATATTGGGATTTATTACATTTCTTTTCACTTTAGTCTCATATATTTTCATCATTTCAGCAATCTTAAATATAAAATCTGCTAAAGGTCAATCTAAAGCATTTTCTACCTGCTCCTCCCATCTGACCTGCATTATTTTATTGTATGGGACAATAATATCTTTGCACATACAACCCACATCTAACtactcttccaaacaggacaagtggTTTTCTCTTGTATATGCTGTTTTGGTGCCAATGTTAAATCCTTTCATTTACAGTTTAAAGAACAAAGACGTCAAAGAAGTATTGCtgaaatttaaaaagaaatgtgTTTGGGAAAACATATGA